The Chitinophagales bacterium genome includes a region encoding these proteins:
- a CDS encoding MBOAT family protein produces MLLNSLDFAIFLPIVLILYWIIGSKRVKLQNILLLIASYIFYGWWDWRFLSLIFISSIVDYTVGNKIHQTEDNKKRKYLLIISLIVNLGFLGFFKYANFFIDSFNNSFNFLGIPIQGSLLNIILPVGISFYTFQTLSYTIDIYKRQLEPSENILNFLTFVSFFPQLVAGPIERASNLLPQFSKNRDLTYAYFSQGFKYIVFGFFMKVVVADRAAIYVNAVYNNVVNHDGITFVFATLAFCFQIYGDFAGYSLIAIGTAKFFGFDLMTNFNRPYFSTSVKQFWTRWHISLSTWFRDYLYIPLGGNKTTKPRWLSNLFITFLISGLWHGANWTFVIWGALNGFYLIIESVLFKKRKTNALNLIITFILINFAWIFFRANSVNDAFTVIKDIFTNSGRLYIGEGEDVTSLLYTIMAITMLLFVETFQEYFSNLLQKPILKNRYVKMTAYAILIFIILYLGVFDESQFIYFQF; encoded by the coding sequence ATGCTTTTAAACTCTTTAGATTTTGCCATCTTTTTACCTATTGTACTGATATTGTATTGGATAATAGGCAGTAAAAGAGTTAAATTGCAAAATATATTATTATTAATTGCAAGTTATATTTTTTATGGTTGGTGGGACTGGCGATTTCTTTCCTTGATATTTATTAGCTCTATTGTTGATTATACTGTTGGTAATAAAATTCATCAAACAGAAGATAATAAAAAAAGAAAATATTTATTAATTATTAGTCTAATTGTAAACTTAGGATTTTTAGGATTCTTTAAATACGCCAACTTCTTTATAGATAGTTTTAATAATTCTTTCAATTTTCTAGGTATTCCAATTCAAGGAAGTCTGCTCAATATTATTTTACCAGTAGGAATAAGTTTTTATACTTTTCAAACATTAAGTTATACTATAGATATTTACAAACGACAATTAGAACCATCTGAAAATATATTAAATTTCTTAACATTCGTAAGTTTCTTTCCTCAATTAGTTGCTGGACCAATTGAAAGAGCAAGCAATCTCTTGCCACAGTTTAGTAAAAATAGAGACTTAACTTATGCCTATTTCTCTCAAGGATTTAAATATATTGTCTTTGGATTTTTTATGAAAGTGGTTGTTGCCGACAGAGCTGCCATTTATGTAAATGCAGTATATAATAATGTTGTCAACCACGATGGTATTACTTTTGTTTTTGCAACACTCGCTTTTTGCTTTCAAATTTATGGCGATTTTGCTGGCTACTCACTCATTGCCATTGGCACAGCAAAATTCTTTGGTTTCGACTTGATGACTAATTTCAATCGACCTTATTTTTCTACTTCTGTTAAACAGTTTTGGACGCGTTGGCATATTTCCTTATCTACTTGGTTTAGAGATTATTTATACATTCCGCTTGGTGGAAATAAAACAACAAAGCCAAGATGGTTGTCTAATTTGTTTATTACTTTTTTAATAAGCGGATTGTGGCATGGTGCAAATTGGACTTTTGTAATTTGGGGAGCTTTAAATGGTTTTTACTTGATTATAGAATCGGTATTATTTAAAAAAAGAAAAACTAATGCATTAAACTTAATAATAACTTTTATTTTAATAAATTTTGCATGGATATTTTTTAGAGCCAATAGTGTAAACGATGCATTTACAGTTATAAAAGATATTTTTACCAATTCTGGCAGATTGTATATTGGCGAAGGAGAAGATGTGACTTCTCTACTATATACAATTATGGCAATTACGATGTTGTTGTTTGTAGAAACATTTCAAGAGTATTTTAGCAATTTGCTACAAAAACCAATACTTAAAAACAGATATGTAAAGATGACTGCTTATGCTATTTTAATTTTTATTATTTTATACTTAGGCGTATTTGATGAAAGTCAATTTATATATTTTCAATTTTAA
- the dgt gene encoding dNTP triphosphohydrolase, translating to MDWNTIYSTQRTGQSLSTSIDARTEFQRDFDRIIFSTSFRRLQNKTQVFPLPKNILVHNRLTHSLEVASVGRTLGALIGQHIAEKFTKHLTDDAKAFYQHSLYNVIAAACLCHDIGNPAFGHSGEDAIAHFFIENERHLKSYFNDEQWFDFIHFEGNANAMRLLTHQQNGKDEGGLKLTHTTLASIAKYPCEAKGKQKGILHRKKFGFLQSQKEIFKDIALSTNMIMENDNPLIYKRHPFVWLVEIADDICYNIIDVEDAHRLGIISFDTCKTLFTDIIHALNPESNYNKKLNTISDKNETIAFLRALCINYLIKAAVKCYEENIDAILDGSLNKSIINIIKEKCIALDTIEKFSIENIYGYKAVVEIENAGYNVMYELLQHFIPPILKIKSDRSNADKKALQLVAPQFIYDNNNTYENVLGIIDFVSGMTDNYATDLYRKIKGIEIGMSF from the coding sequence ATGGATTGGAATACTATTTACTCCACTCAAAGAACTGGACAAAGTTTATCGACTTCTATCGATGCTAGAACAGAATTTCAAAGAGATTTTGACCGCATTATTTTTTCTACCAGCTTTAGACGATTGCAAAATAAAACACAGGTTTTTCCTTTGCCAAAAAACATCTTGGTACACAATCGACTGACACATTCTTTAGAAGTAGCTTCGGTTGGCAGAACACTTGGTGCTTTAATTGGTCAGCATATTGCCGAAAAATTTACTAAGCATTTAACCGATGATGCCAAAGCATTCTATCAACACAGCTTGTACAATGTAATAGCAGCAGCTTGTTTGTGTCATGATATTGGCAATCCAGCATTTGGACATTCTGGCGAAGATGCCATTGCCCATTTTTTTATTGAGAATGAGCGTCATCTTAAATCGTATTTTAACGATGAACAATGGTTCGACTTTATACATTTTGAAGGCAATGCTAATGCTATGCGTTTGCTGACACATCAACAGAATGGAAAAGATGAAGGTGGTTTAAAATTAACGCATACTACACTAGCAAGTATTGCCAAATATCCTTGTGAAGCCAAAGGAAAACAAAAAGGCATTTTACATCGCAAGAAGTTTGGCTTCCTACAATCGCAGAAAGAAATATTTAAAGACATTGCTCTTAGTACCAATATGATAATGGAAAACGATAATCCATTAATTTATAAACGACATCCTTTTGTTTGGTTAGTAGAAATTGCTGATGATATTTGCTATAATATTATAGATGTTGAAGATGCACATCGACTAGGCATTATTAGTTTCGATACTTGTAAAACATTATTTACAGATATTATTCATGCTTTAAATCCAGAATCTAATTATAATAAAAAATTAAATACCATATCAGATAAAAATGAAACCATTGCTTTTTTAAGAGCATTGTGTATTAACTATCTAATAAAAGCAGCTGTAAAATGTTATGAAGAAAATATAGATGCAATTTTAGATGGCAGTTTAAATAAAAGCATAATCAATATTATAAAGGAAAAATGTATTGCTTTAGATACTATAGAAAAATTTTCAATAGAAAATATTTATGGATATAAAGCAGTGGTAGAAATTGAGAACGCTGGCTATAATGTAATGTATGAATTATTACAACATTTCATACCACCAATTTTAAAAATTAAGTCAGACAGAAGTAATGCCGATAAGAAAGCACTACAATTAGTAGCACCACAATTTATTTATGATAATAACAATACCTACGAAAATGTATTAGGCATTATTGATTTTGTTTCTGGTATGACCGATAATTATGCCACCGACTTGTATAGAAAAATTAAAGGAATAGAAATTGGCATGAGTTTCTAA